A genome region from Oenanthe melanoleuca isolate GR-GAL-2019-014 chromosome 2, OMel1.0, whole genome shotgun sequence includes the following:
- the CMTM6 gene encoding CKLF-like MARVEL transmembrane domain-containing protein 6, whose amino-acid sequence MEDGTVYNNTTEPQAKSPRRCPRIGFTLRRLWGWRLPVKVVQTLFSFAALVCEEIVDDCTSCHGLYIFEFISCSAFLLSLLILCAYCTDLYESLGEDTVQKLNFWTVPVIGVLFLLASIVFSATCSGSPVEIAACVFGFFSTLAFAAEFGVELFLRRKQKRTDEPSGLPAKTRSAKENRPLNKKR is encoded by the exons ATGGAGGATGGCACCGTCTACAACAACACCACGGAACCGCAGGCGAAGTCtccccgccgctgcccccgcaTCGGCTTCACCCTGCGGCGCCTGTGGGGATGGCGGCTGCCGGTCAAGGTGGTCCAGACG cttttctcttttgcagCGCTTGTTTGTGAAGAAATCGTGGACGATTGCACCTCTTGTCATGGACTTTACATATTTGAATTCATAAGCTGCAGTGCCTTTCTTTTGAGCCTCCTGATTCTGTGTGCATATTGCACTGATTTATATGAATCACTGGGGGAAGATACAGTGCAGAAACTG aatttttggACTGTGCCAGTCATAGGTGTCTTGTTTCTGCTAGCTTCAATAGTATTTTCTGCAACGTGCTCTGGCTCTCCTGTTGAAATTGCTGCATGT GTATTTGGATTTTTCTCAACTTTGGCATTTGCAGCTGAGTTTGGTGTAGAGCTGTTTCTCAGGCGAAAACAGAAACGCACTGATGAGCCCTCTGGACTTCCTGCTAAAACTCGAAGTGCCAAAGAAAATCGGCCATTGAATAAAAAACGCTAA